Within Mongoliitalea daihaiensis, the genomic segment TCCATTAGACCATCCAAATCCATCCTGAACAGGGTATTCTCCTCCACCTGCTTCCAAGGACAAATCTTCCACATTGTATTTTTCCATCATTTTTCCCGTCCGGGCAAACACGTTTTCATTCAATGCAGTCCATCGGGCAGCTATGTCAACAGCCAAATCCTGATACCCGTAATTCGCACAGGCCACCAATCCTATCCATTGCAAAGGCGCCCAACCATTGGGCGCATCCCACTGTTGACCTGAATAACTATTACTCGTGACCAATCCACCGGGTTTCAACAACTGCTTTTCGATATAATTTAAAACTGACTTAGCCTGATTTTCTGATGCAAAACCTGACCAAAGAGGAAATAGCGTAGCTAAGGAAGGTCGCTGCATAGACTTTTGTTGAACAAAATGATAATCCAAATACAACTCACCTTCCGATGACCACAAATACCGCTCGATTCCATTTAATCTTTTCCCCATTAAATCCTGATAATGAATAGCATGAGCCATATCTTCTTTCAATGAATAGACATAGTGCAACACCCGCTCCAATTCAAACAACAACACATTTAAATCTATGGGAATGATATGTGCCGCCTCAATGGTATTCAAATCCTGTTCATCCATCAACCATCGCGAACTAAAATCCCAGCCTGATTCACAAGCTGCCCGGATATGTCGCATACGGCTTTGATCTCCCTTGCTTAGATGCAGTAGCTCCACATCCTCCCGATAAGACTCTGCTCTTGGGGTATCCAAATCATCCCAGTACCGATTCAAAATCGTCGCCTCATCTAAACGGACCACTCTTGCATTTGCTTTCCCCACGATCAAATCTACACTCCCATCCATCCAAAACGCATATTCTCGCTCCAATTGAGGTAAATATTGAATCAAGATACTTTCGTCTTGCGTGACCTCTGCCAACAACTCTACCATCTTGACAAAAAACGGCGGCTGGGAACGGCTGATAAAATAAGAACGATTCCCATTAGGGATATGGCCAACCACATCAATCAAATGAGCAAAATTCTTTACCATCGCCTCAATCAAATCCACGCGCCCAGATCCCTTTAAGCCTAGCATGGTGAAGTAACTGTCCCAGTAATAGATTTCTCCAAATCTTCCTCCAGGAACCACATAGGCATAGGGTAATGGAATCAAAGAAGAACCTTCTTTTTCCTCATCTGCATCTTTGGTCAAAACCTTCCACTGTTGATGCAATCGCTCCTCTAAAGAATTGAACGCTGCCAGTTCTGGAAGTATCCCTGTAGTTGGCAAGGAAAAATGCCGATCTACGAAAATTTTTAGATTGAAATCCTTCAAATCTTTTTGCCGACGGTATTGGATTAGAACTTCCTCCACGGAAATCTTGGGAATCATATCTACAAATGTTTTGGAGTCGGGAAAAACTCCTTGCATTTGAACTGCTTCAAAAAGCTCTCCAAATACGTGCTCTGGACTATGCATGCTGCTGTTTGGTTACTTGCTTATGTAATAGAAATAAAATCAGGCAAAGTGCCACAATGGGAATCAATGAGAAGTAAAACGCATTGGTTCCCCCGTAGCGCTCAAAAATATTCCCTGTAATGATCGACCCTGTCGTACCTCCTAAGGCAGAAAAGACCACAATCAAGCCTGACATTGAGCTTTGCATGTATTTGGGTAAGGCACTCAAGACCACGGAATTGATAGTAGGATAAATTGGCGCCAAAAAGACTCCCAATAAAGGAAAGAGATACACTACAAAAGGAGCATTGAACCAAGTGATTGTTTCGGTTACCTCTGGAAGGTTTTGTGTCAAAGGCAAGGTAAGTAAGACACATATCCCCACCAAAACAGTACTAGTCAAGGTAAAGGTAAGCCAATGTACCCGCTTCAAAATCACTCCCGCTAATAAACGACCAACAGCCAAAGCACCTGCCAAAACTGCCCCTGCCTGTATCCCCATGCTCGCCGGAACTTTCAATACATCCTGATAAAAGGTCGGAGTCCAAGTCATAAAACTCTGCTCTATCAAGACAAACAAGAAAGCCGAGGCTGCAAATACCAGCACCAAGGGCTTCGCTACTAATTTGATCATCTCGACAAAATCATCCCAAGCCTTGCTGTTTTCACGCTTGGATGCAGATTCATTGACATCAGCTAGCAAGAGAAACAAGGCTGCCACTACACTCAAAGCGCCCAAATACCAATAGATACTCAGCCAAGCAGTGGAGCGAGGATCTGCATCATTGACAAATAGGCTGAAGAATACATTCCCTAAAAGTACGCCTATCATGAAAAATCCCTCAATGGTGCTCATCAAACTGCTATGCTCTTTGGTATCATCCGTCACTAGTCCAATCATAGCAAATACAGATACTTTAATCACTGCAAAGGATATACCCACAGTGGCAAACAACATTTTAAAATACCAAAACTCATTGGCCATCACAGGCATGATAAAGCACATACCTGCTACCAAACCCAAGGCAATCAGCATCCCTCTCTTCAAACCAATTTTGGGTAAAAAAGAGGCTACTACAAATGAAAAGATAGCAATTGGCAAATCCTTGAAGCCTTCCAAAATGGAAGCCTCTGCTTTGGTGACATCAAAAGTACGCTGTACTTGAAGGATAACTGCCCCTACTGAATTTAACAACACAGCAAATACCATGTAATTAAAAATCAAGGACAAACGAATCAATAATTTGGCATTCATACAGAATGAAGATTGGTGGTGAATGGAAATCGGGTATTAAGTTGGTAAATTTATTCCCAATTCACAAAAACCATCAATCCATGCTCATTCTCAGCTCGACTTGCAGCGGGTAATCTGAAACCAATATATTAGGCTTCCTTTTCTGTAAAAAATCAGTGTAAACAAAAATACCCTCTTCTTGAGCCTGTGCATCAATCGCCCCCAATACATCTGTAATTGTCGGAAGACCAAGGGAACGAGCTTTTTGGAATAACTCCACTGGTCCGTTCTTGTTGATATAAGCGGCTAGGTAATAGGGTTGCTCCGTTTTGCAGAGATAATAGTCAAAATCATCTTCCTCAGTAATCAATACAGACAACAAAAACCGTTCTTCTAAAGCCAAAGCTTCTGCTGTTCGCTCCTTGCTAAACGTGAGTAAGACTACCCGCTCCAACATATCAAATTTTTTTACGAGGGACATGACCTTGTCCAATGAAGCTTCTTTGACATCCAACATTAAATAAAATCCTTTCTCTTTACTAATTGCCAAAAAATCTTCCAATCGTGGTAAGCGCTCTTTAAGCCCATTCAATTTCACTCCATCCAAAAAAGCGCTAGCTAATTCTTTTACCGCTCCCTTGGACGAGGTGGTTCTGTCCAAAGTTTTATCATGCAGCACGTACAAAACCCCATCTTTACTCTCCACTACATCAATCTCGTGGAACATAAATCCCATTTCACCGGATTTCTCAAGGGAATACACACTATTTTCCACCCAAGAAGGCTCCAAGGCCACCCGATGAGAAAAAAGGACAGTTTGTTCCTCTTCAAGGAGTTTACGCAAGGACTGAGCTTCTGAAGCAAAGGAAAATACACAGAAACAAATGAACGCAAAGATAACTTTCATAGTAAAGGATATACACAAGGATGAATGAAAAGGTTTTAGATTACCATCCATTCCTAACTAGCCTACTTCTTATCCAACAAATACCAATAATTGGGATCCACTACAATAGGTCCATCACTTCTCACCAAAACAGGGTTTGAAGAAAGCACATGACGCTCCAAACCATTGCTGGTTTTGATTTCTACTGGAATAGAAAAATCAATAGTCGGCAGACTCACCGCATAGCCCCGTTTTCCCTTCTTAGAGACTTTCACTTGGGGTAAGCGGACAGATTTCAAGTACAAATCAAAGAATCCCTGCAAATCCTGTTCGGCATACTGCTGCACAAAGCTGGTGAAATCATTGGTATCTACTAAATTTTCATAGGTAAAGCGCTCATCTGAGGCAAAGGCTTTCAACATGGGAAAGAAAATTTCATCACCCAAGAAATACCGCAGCGAATGAATGATAAAAGCACCTTTGGTATAAATTTCTGGATGATAAGCAAAGTCTGAATGGGAATTGCGGGGAGATACAACGGGTCTCAGGTTTCGAATATTAACTCGAACAGAAGCGACCTTTTGATGATAGGCCTCTTCACCTCCATGCTCCAAATAAAACAGCCAATCCGCATAAGCCGTCAAGCCTTCATGAATCCAGAAGTCTGCCCAATCTTTCACAGAAACCTTATTCCCAAACCATTCATGGCCAAGTTCGTGATGCAATAACCAATCCGCCCAAACATCCCCTACCTTCTCGAATTTGAAATTATTCCCATAACCATTGATGGTCTGATGTTCCATTCCCAAATAAGGGGTTTCGACTACCGCTATTTTATCATCCCCAAAAGGATATGGCCCTAAATATTTCTCCAAAGTTTGCGTGGAGGTTTCTAAGACCTGCAACAAGTCATAAGCTTTGGATTTGTTTTGTTGCAAAACATAGACATACATGGGTATTTCCTTTCCATCGATCGACTGATATACTTTGGATGCCTCATAGAACACACCAACTGTAAAATTCACATTGTAATTATTGATGGGGTATTGGGTTGACCAGTGATACCGGTATCGGTCCCCAAGGTCCTCTTGGGCAGCAAGCCTTCCATTGGAAGCAACAAAATAAGGTTTGGGTACTGTGAAGAATAAATCCACGCCATTGATAGGTTCGGAGGAAGGATGGTCCAAGCAAGGCATAAAGATTTTGGCACCTTCATTTTGTGAAGAAAGACCCATCCAATGGTTCCCCAGCTCATCCATTTCCCAAGTAAACCCACCTGTCCAAGGAGGCCGAATGGCAATAGGCGTTTCTCCTTCGTAAAATATTTCCACTTCATTGCAAGTACAGTCGACCGGAAAAATATCCAACACATCCCCCACGTGTTCGAATCTGATTTCCTTTCCATCCATGATGACCTTACTTACCTGATATTCCTCTATCAAGTCCAGTCGTAAAGTATCCAACCGCTCATCCGCATGGAAGGTCACTTTATTGCTTCCTTTGATTTTCTGTGTTTCAGGGAAAATCTCCAAATTCAATTGATAGTGCACTACTTGAAACTGCTCTTGAAGGGGATGTATTGGTCCTCCCCAAGTCCAATTCTTTTGGATTTGGGCAAAAGATTGGTGCGCAAAAAATAGA encodes:
- the treF gene encoding alpha,alpha-trehalase TreF — protein: MHSPEHVFGELFEAVQMQGVFPDSKTFVDMIPKISVEEVLIQYRRQKDLKDFNLKIFVDRHFSLPTTGILPELAAFNSLEERLHQQWKVLTKDADEEKEGSSLIPLPYAYVVPGGRFGEIYYWDSYFTMLGLKGSGRVDLIEAMVKNFAHLIDVVGHIPNGNRSYFISRSQPPFFVKMVELLAEVTQDESILIQYLPQLEREYAFWMDGSVDLIVGKANARVVRLDEATILNRYWDDLDTPRAESYREDVELLHLSKGDQSRMRHIRAACESGWDFSSRWLMDEQDLNTIEAAHIIPIDLNVLLFELERVLHYVYSLKEDMAHAIHYQDLMGKRLNGIERYLWSSEGELYLDYHFVQQKSMQRPSLATLFPLWSGFASENQAKSVLNYIEKQLLKPGGLVTSNSYSGQQWDAPNGWAPLQWIGLVACANYGYQDLAVDIAARWTALNENVFARTGKMMEKYNVEDLSLEAGGGEYPVQDGFGWSNGIYLAMKEFLRT
- a CDS encoding MFS transporter — encoded protein: MNAKLLIRLSLIFNYMVFAVLLNSVGAVILQVQRTFDVTKAEASILEGFKDLPIAIFSFVVASFLPKIGLKRGMLIALGLVAGMCFIMPVMANEFWYFKMLFATVGISFAVIKVSVFAMIGLVTDDTKEHSSLMSTIEGFFMIGVLLGNVFFSLFVNDADPRSTAWLSIYWYLGALSVVAALFLLLADVNESASKRENSKAWDDFVEMIKLVAKPLVLVFAASAFLFVLIEQSFMTWTPTFYQDVLKVPASMGIQAGAVLAGALAVGRLLAGVILKRVHWLTFTLTSTVLVGICVLLTLPLTQNLPEVTETITWFNAPFVVYLFPLLGVFLAPIYPTINSVVLSALPKYMQSSMSGLIVVFSALGGTTGSIITGNIFERYGGTNAFYFSLIPIVALCLILFLLHKQVTKQQHA
- a CDS encoding glycerophosphodiester phosphodiesterase family protein, which translates into the protein MKVIFAFICFCVFSFASEAQSLRKLLEEEQTVLFSHRVALEPSWVENSVYSLEKSGEMGFMFHEIDVVESKDGVLYVLHDKTLDRTTSSKGAVKELASAFLDGVKLNGLKERLPRLEDFLAISKEKGFYLMLDVKEASLDKVMSLVKKFDMLERVVLLTFSKERTAEALALEERFLLSVLITEEDDFDYYLCKTEQPYYLAAYINKNGPVELFQKARSLGLPTITDVLGAIDAQAQEEGIFVYTDFLQKRKPNILVSDYPLQVELRMSMD
- a CDS encoding M1 family metallopeptidase, translating into MKKQLFVFLSFLFFAHQSFAQIQKNWTWGGPIHPLQEQFQVVHYQLNLEIFPETQKIKGSNKVTFHADERLDTLRLDLIEEYQVSKVIMDGKEIRFEHVGDVLDIFPVDCTCNEVEIFYEGETPIAIRPPWTGGFTWEMDELGNHWMGLSSQNEGAKIFMPCLDHPSSEPINGVDLFFTVPKPYFVASNGRLAAQEDLGDRYRYHWSTQYPINNYNVNFTVGVFYEASKVYQSIDGKEIPMYVYVLQQNKSKAYDLLQVLETSTQTLEKYLGPYPFGDDKIAVVETPYLGMEHQTINGYGNNFKFEKVGDVWADWLLHHELGHEWFGNKVSVKDWADFWIHEGLTAYADWLFYLEHGGEEAYHQKVASVRVNIRNLRPVVSPRNSHSDFAYHPEIYTKGAFIIHSLRYFLGDEIFFPMLKAFASDERFTYENLVDTNDFTSFVQQYAEQDLQGFFDLYLKSVRLPQVKVSKKGKRGYAVSLPTIDFSIPVEIKTSNGLERHVLSSNPVLVRSDGPIVVDPNYWYLLDKK